The Trichosurus vulpecula isolate mTriVul1 chromosome 4, mTriVul1.pri, whole genome shotgun sequence genome contains a region encoding:
- the SPEG gene encoding striated muscle preferentially expressed protein kinase isoform X3: MCSVGGATSPFSSPITSDEEYLSPPEEFPEPEEAWHRSSAMKLSPSQNQSTPDTSSRAPPIFKVSLMDQSVREGQDVTMSIRVQGEPKPVVSWLRNHQPVRPDQRRFAEEAEGGLCRLRILAAERGDAGFYTCKAVNEYGTRQCEARLEVRAHPESRSLAVVAPLQDVNVGAGEMALFECLVTGPSDVEVDWLCRGRLLQPALLRCKMHFDGRKSKLLLTSVHEDDSGVYTCKLSTAKDELTCSARLTVQPSMAPLFTRMLEDVEVLEGRGARFDCKISGLPPPTVTWTHFGNPVEENENVRLRHEGGLHSLLIAHVGSEDEGLYEVSATNIHGQANCSAQLYVEEPRSSTSGPSSKLEKMPSIPEEPEQGELERLSMPDFLRPLMDLEVGLAKEVVLECQVTGLPYPTISWFHNGQRIQSSDDRRMTQYRDVHRLVFPMVGPQHAGVYKSVIANKLGKAACYAHLYVTDLVPGPPDGPPQVVTVTGRMVMLKWNPPRSVDMAIDPDTLTYTVQHQVVGSGQWTALATGLREPSWAAMGLRKGAQHIFRILSTTVKSSSKPSPASEPVQLLERGPVLEEAPVVLDKPDVVYVVEGQPVSVTVTFNHVEAQVVWRSCRGALLEARAGMYELSQPDDDQYCLRICHVNRRDVGPLSCTARNRHGTQACSITLELAEAPRFESIMEDVEVGSGETARFAVVVEGKPLPDIMWYKEETLLEESSHVSFVYEESECSLVVLSTGPQDGGVYTCTARNLAGEVSCKAELAIRTAQTSMEIEGVGEDEELRGRRLSDFYDIHQEIGRGAFSYLRRVVERSSGLEFAAKFIPSQAKPKASARREAGLLARLQHDCVIYFHEAFERRRGLVIVTELCTEELLERMARKPTVCESEIRAYVRQVLEGLAYLHQSHVLHLDIKPENLLVWDGAGGAEQVRICDFGNAQELTPEEPQYCQYGTPEFVGPEIVNQTPVSRVTDVWPVGVVAFLW, from the exons GCTTCGGAATCACCAGCCTGTACGCCCGGACCAAAGACGCTTTGCCGAGGAGGCAGAAGGTGGCTTGTGTCGGCTTCGTATCCTAGCAGCGGAACGTGGAGATGCTGGCTTCTATACCTGCAAGGCAGTGAATGAATATGGCACCCGGCAGTGTGAGGCCAGACTGGAGGTCAGAG CGCACCCTGAAAGTCGGTCCCTGGCGGTGGTGGCCCCCCTGCAGGACGTGAACGTGGGGGCCGGGGAGATGGCTCTCTTTGAGTGCCTGGTCACAGGCCCTTCGGATGTGGAGGTAGACTGGCTGTGTCGGGGCCGGCTGCTGCAGCCTGCCCTGCTCAGGTGTAAGATGCACTTTGATGGGAGGAAGTCCAAGCTGCTGCTCACATCTGTGCACGAAGATGACAGTGGCGTCTATACCTGCAAGCTTAGTACAGCCAAAG ATGAACTGACCTGCAGCGCCCGACTGACTGTTCAGCCCTCGATGGCACCATTGTTCACCAGGATGTTGGAGGACGTGGAAGTTCTGGAGGGCCGTGGAGCTCGGTTCGACTGCAAGATCAGTGGCTTGCCACCCCCCACCGTCACCTGGACTCATTTCG GTAACCCCGTGGAGGAAAATGAGAATGTGAGGCTGAGGCATGAAGGGGGCCTTCATTCCCTGCTCATAGCCCACGTGGGCAGTGAGGATGAAGGTCTGTATGAAGTCAGTGCCACCAACATTCATGGCCAGGCCAACTGCTCTGCCCAGCTCTACGTGGAAGAACCTCGCTCATCCACCTCAGGTCCCAG CTCCAAGTTGGAGAAGATGCCTTCGATCCCTGAGGAGCCTGAGCAGGGGGAGCTGGAGCGGTTGTCCATGCCCGATTTCCTCAGGCCGCTGATGGACCTGGAGGTGGGGCTGGCCAAGGAGGTTGTGCTGGAGTGCCAGGTGACTGGACTGCCCTACCCCACCATCAGCTGGTTCCATAATGGGCAACGCATCCAGAGTTCTGACGATCGTCGAATGACACAGT acAGGGATGTACATCGACTGGTGTTCCCAATGGTGGGGCCACAGCATGCTGGTGTCTACAAGAGCGTCATCGCTAACAAGCTGGGCAAGGCTGCCTGTTATGCCCACCTCTATGTCACAG ATTTAGTGCCTGGTCCTCCTGATGGGCCCCCACAGGTGGTGACTGTGACCGGGAGAATGGTTATGCTCAAATGGAACCCTCCCAGAAGCGTCGACATGGCCATTG ATCCAGACACCCTGACCTACACAGTTCAGCACCAAGTGGTAGGTTCAGGCCAGTGGACAGCTCTGGCCACAGGCCTCCGGGAGCCAAGTTGGGCAGCCATGGGGTTGCGCAAAGGAGCACAACACATCTTCCGAATCCTCAGCACCACAGTCAAGAGCAGCAGCAAGCCTTCCCCAGCCTCTGAACCTGTGCAGCTGTTGGAACGGG GCCCCGTTCTGGAAGAAGCCCCTGTCGTACTGGACAAGCCAGATGTGGTGTATGTGGTAGAGGGGCAGCCAGTCAGTGTCACTGTCACCTTCAACCACGTGGAAGCCCAGGTTGTCTGGAGGAG CTGTCGAGGGGCACTGCTGGAGGCACGTGCAGGAATGTATGAGCTAAGCCAACCAGATGATGACCAGTACTGTCTGCGCATTTGCCATGTGAATCGTCGAGATGTGGGGCCCCTCAGCTGTACAGCACGAAATCGGCATGGCACCCAGGCTTGCTCTATCACCCTGGAActagcag AGGCACCACGGTTCGAGTCCATCATGGAGGATGTAGAGGTTGGATCTGGAGAGACAGCTCGTTTTGCCGTTGTGGTGGAAGGGAAGCCACTGCCAGATATCATGTGGTACAAG GAGGAGACCCTGTTGGAAGAGAGCAGCCACGTGAGCTTTGTGTATGAGGAGAGTGAGTGCTCCTTGGTCGTGTTGAGCACGGGACCCCAAGATGGCGGCGTCTATACCTGCACAGCCCGCAACCTAGCGGGGGAAGTATCTTGCAAGGCTGAGCTTGCCATTCGAACAG CTCAGACATCCATGGAGATTGAAGGAGTGGGGGAAGATGAAGAGCTACGGGGAAGGAGGCTTAGTGACTTTTATGATATCCATCAGGAGATCGGCAG AGGTGCCTTCTCCTACCTTCGTCGGGTGGTGGAACGGAGTTCTGGCCTCGAGTTTGCTGCCAAGTTCATCCCAAGCCAGGCCAAACCAAAGGCATCTGCACGTCGGGAGGCTGGGCTATTGGCCAGGCTCCAGCATGACTGTGTCATTTACTTCCATGAAGCCTTCGAGAGGCGACGGGGACTTGTTATCGTCACTGAACT TTGCACAGAAGAGCTTCTAGAACGAATGGCCAGGAAACCAACTGTGTGTGAGTCCGAG ATCCGGGCCTATGTGAGGCAGGTGTTGGAGGGGCTCGCTTACCTTCATCAGAGCCATGTGCTGCACCTGGACATCAAG CCAGAGAACTTGCTGGTGTGGGATGGGGCTGGGGGTGCAGAGCAAGTGCGAATCTGTGACTTCGGCAATGCCCAGGAACTGACGCCAGAGGAACCTCAGTACTGCCAATATGGCACCCCTGAATTCGTGGGGCCAGAGATTGTCAACCAGACACCTGTGTCCAGAGTCACCGATGTCTG GCCTGTGGGTGTTGTTGCGTTCCTCTGGTAA
- the SPEG gene encoding striated muscle preferentially expressed protein kinase isoform X5, translating into MKLSPSQNQSTPDTSSRAPPIFKVSLMDQSVREGQDVTMSIRVQGEPKPVVSWLRNHQPVRPDQRRFAEEAEGGLCRLRILAAERGDAGFYTCKAVNEYGTRQCEARLEVRAHPESRSLAVVAPLQDVNVGAGEMALFECLVTGPSDVEVDWLCRGRLLQPALLRCKMHFDGRKSKLLLTSVHEDDSGVYTCKLSTAKDELTCSARLTVQPSMAPLFTRMLEDVEVLEGRGARFDCKISGLPPPTVTWTHFGNPVEENENVRLRHEGGLHSLLIAHVGSEDEGLYEVSATNIHGQANCSAQLYVEEPRSSTSGPSSKLEKMPSIPEEPEQGELERLSMPDFLRPLMDLEVGLAKEVVLECQVTGLPYPTISWFHNGQRIQSSDDRRMTQYRDVHRLVFPMVGPQHAGVYKSVIANKLGKAACYAHLYVTDLVPGPPDGPPQVVTVTGRMVMLKWNPPRSVDMAIDPDTLTYTVQHQVVGSGQWTALATGLREPSWAAMGLRKGAQHIFRILSTTVKSSSKPSPASEPVQLLERGPVLEEAPVVLDKPDVVYVVEGQPVSVTVTFNHVEAQVVWRSCRGALLEARAGMYELSQPDDDQYCLRICHVNRRDVGPLSCTARNRHGTQACSITLELAEAPRFESIMEDVEVGSGETARFAVVVEGKPLPDIMWYKEETLLEESSHVSFVYEESECSLVVLSTGPQDGGVYTCTARNLAGEVSCKAELAIRTAQTSMEIEGVGEDEELRGRRLSDFYDIHQEIGRGAFSYLRRVVERSSGLEFAAKFIPSQAKPKASARREAGLLARLQHDCVIYFHEAFERRRGLVIVTELCTEELLERMARKPTVCESEIRAYVRQVLEGLAYLHQSHVLHLDIKPENLLVWDGAGGAEQVRICDFGNAQELTPEEPQYCQYGTPEFVGPEIVNQTPVSRVTDVWPVGVVAFLW; encoded by the exons GCTTCGGAATCACCAGCCTGTACGCCCGGACCAAAGACGCTTTGCCGAGGAGGCAGAAGGTGGCTTGTGTCGGCTTCGTATCCTAGCAGCGGAACGTGGAGATGCTGGCTTCTATACCTGCAAGGCAGTGAATGAATATGGCACCCGGCAGTGTGAGGCCAGACTGGAGGTCAGAG CGCACCCTGAAAGTCGGTCCCTGGCGGTGGTGGCCCCCCTGCAGGACGTGAACGTGGGGGCCGGGGAGATGGCTCTCTTTGAGTGCCTGGTCACAGGCCCTTCGGATGTGGAGGTAGACTGGCTGTGTCGGGGCCGGCTGCTGCAGCCTGCCCTGCTCAGGTGTAAGATGCACTTTGATGGGAGGAAGTCCAAGCTGCTGCTCACATCTGTGCACGAAGATGACAGTGGCGTCTATACCTGCAAGCTTAGTACAGCCAAAG ATGAACTGACCTGCAGCGCCCGACTGACTGTTCAGCCCTCGATGGCACCATTGTTCACCAGGATGTTGGAGGACGTGGAAGTTCTGGAGGGCCGTGGAGCTCGGTTCGACTGCAAGATCAGTGGCTTGCCACCCCCCACCGTCACCTGGACTCATTTCG GTAACCCCGTGGAGGAAAATGAGAATGTGAGGCTGAGGCATGAAGGGGGCCTTCATTCCCTGCTCATAGCCCACGTGGGCAGTGAGGATGAAGGTCTGTATGAAGTCAGTGCCACCAACATTCATGGCCAGGCCAACTGCTCTGCCCAGCTCTACGTGGAAGAACCTCGCTCATCCACCTCAGGTCCCAG CTCCAAGTTGGAGAAGATGCCTTCGATCCCTGAGGAGCCTGAGCAGGGGGAGCTGGAGCGGTTGTCCATGCCCGATTTCCTCAGGCCGCTGATGGACCTGGAGGTGGGGCTGGCCAAGGAGGTTGTGCTGGAGTGCCAGGTGACTGGACTGCCCTACCCCACCATCAGCTGGTTCCATAATGGGCAACGCATCCAGAGTTCTGACGATCGTCGAATGACACAGT acAGGGATGTACATCGACTGGTGTTCCCAATGGTGGGGCCACAGCATGCTGGTGTCTACAAGAGCGTCATCGCTAACAAGCTGGGCAAGGCTGCCTGTTATGCCCACCTCTATGTCACAG ATTTAGTGCCTGGTCCTCCTGATGGGCCCCCACAGGTGGTGACTGTGACCGGGAGAATGGTTATGCTCAAATGGAACCCTCCCAGAAGCGTCGACATGGCCATTG ATCCAGACACCCTGACCTACACAGTTCAGCACCAAGTGGTAGGTTCAGGCCAGTGGACAGCTCTGGCCACAGGCCTCCGGGAGCCAAGTTGGGCAGCCATGGGGTTGCGCAAAGGAGCACAACACATCTTCCGAATCCTCAGCACCACAGTCAAGAGCAGCAGCAAGCCTTCCCCAGCCTCTGAACCTGTGCAGCTGTTGGAACGGG GCCCCGTTCTGGAAGAAGCCCCTGTCGTACTGGACAAGCCAGATGTGGTGTATGTGGTAGAGGGGCAGCCAGTCAGTGTCACTGTCACCTTCAACCACGTGGAAGCCCAGGTTGTCTGGAGGAG CTGTCGAGGGGCACTGCTGGAGGCACGTGCAGGAATGTATGAGCTAAGCCAACCAGATGATGACCAGTACTGTCTGCGCATTTGCCATGTGAATCGTCGAGATGTGGGGCCCCTCAGCTGTACAGCACGAAATCGGCATGGCACCCAGGCTTGCTCTATCACCCTGGAActagcag AGGCACCACGGTTCGAGTCCATCATGGAGGATGTAGAGGTTGGATCTGGAGAGACAGCTCGTTTTGCCGTTGTGGTGGAAGGGAAGCCACTGCCAGATATCATGTGGTACAAG GAGGAGACCCTGTTGGAAGAGAGCAGCCACGTGAGCTTTGTGTATGAGGAGAGTGAGTGCTCCTTGGTCGTGTTGAGCACGGGACCCCAAGATGGCGGCGTCTATACCTGCACAGCCCGCAACCTAGCGGGGGAAGTATCTTGCAAGGCTGAGCTTGCCATTCGAACAG CTCAGACATCCATGGAGATTGAAGGAGTGGGGGAAGATGAAGAGCTACGGGGAAGGAGGCTTAGTGACTTTTATGATATCCATCAGGAGATCGGCAG AGGTGCCTTCTCCTACCTTCGTCGGGTGGTGGAACGGAGTTCTGGCCTCGAGTTTGCTGCCAAGTTCATCCCAAGCCAGGCCAAACCAAAGGCATCTGCACGTCGGGAGGCTGGGCTATTGGCCAGGCTCCAGCATGACTGTGTCATTTACTTCCATGAAGCCTTCGAGAGGCGACGGGGACTTGTTATCGTCACTGAACT TTGCACAGAAGAGCTTCTAGAACGAATGGCCAGGAAACCAACTGTGTGTGAGTCCGAG ATCCGGGCCTATGTGAGGCAGGTGTTGGAGGGGCTCGCTTACCTTCATCAGAGCCATGTGCTGCACCTGGACATCAAG CCAGAGAACTTGCTGGTGTGGGATGGGGCTGGGGGTGCAGAGCAAGTGCGAATCTGTGACTTCGGCAATGCCCAGGAACTGACGCCAGAGGAACCTCAGTACTGCCAATATGGCACCCCTGAATTCGTGGGGCCAGAGATTGTCAACCAGACACCTGTGTCCAGAGTCACCGATGTCTG GCCTGTGGGTGTTGTTGCGTTCCTCTGGTAA